Proteins encoded in a region of the Zea mays cultivar B73 chromosome 2, Zm-B73-REFERENCE-NAM-5.0, whole genome shotgun sequence genome:
- the LOC100273031 gene encoding uncharacterized protein LOC100273031: MRGPWASSALSLRLRLRGARARTNTSPMSSTAARVVHPAAAAPPPPRPRRLAPARCAAGSATDTATAGPTRVTTVSNRGDSLAICRVLNGMWQTSGGWGRIDRDAAVDAMLAHADAGLSTFDMADHYGPAEDLYGMFINRIRRERPPEFLEEVKGLTKWVPPPVKMTRSYVEDNINRSRKRMDVTALDMLQFHWWEYSNPGYLDALKHITDLKEEGKIKTVALTNFDTDRLQIILENGIPVVSNQVQHSIVDMRPQQRMAELCQLTGVRLITYGTVMGGLLSEKFLDTNVSIPFAGPPLNTPSLQKYKRMVDAWGGWSLFQTLLQTLKKVSLKHGVTISTVAVKYILNQTSVAGSMVGVRLGLSEHIKDTNAIFSLELDEEDMNIITEVSKRGRNLIDIIGDCGDEYRA; this comes from the exons ATGCGAGGCCCTTGGGCCAGCAGCGCCTTATCACTTCGCCTCCGTCTCCGTGGCGCGCGCGCTCGCACGAACACGAGTCCCATGTCGTCCACCGCAGCGCGCGTCGTCCACCCGGCTGCCGCGGCGCCGCCGCCTCCCCGCCCACGCCGCCTGGCGCCCGCGAGGTGCGCGGCTGGATCCGCGACGGACACGGCCACCGCGGGTCCGACAAGGGTGACGACCGTCAGCAACCGCGGGGACTCCTTGGCGATATGCCGGGTGCTCAACGGCATGTGGCAGACCAGCGGAGGGTGGGGCCGCATAGACCGCGACGCCGCGGTTGACGCCATGCTCGCGCACGCCGACGCCGGACTCTCCACCTTCGATATGGCTGACCACT ATGGGCCAGCAGAGGATTTGTATGGCATGTTCATCAACAGAATTAGGAGGGAGCGCCCACCTGAGTTTCTTGAAGAAGTCAAGGG GCTTACAAAGTGGGTACCACCCCCGGTTAAGATGACAAGAAGTTATGTTGAGGATAATATCAACAGATCCAGGAAGAGGATGGATGTTACTGCATTGGACATGTTGCAGTTCCACTG GTGGGAGTACTCAAATCCAGGCTACTTGGATGCGCTAAAGCACATCACAGACCTGAAGGAGGAAG GCAAGATAAAGACTGTGGCCCTAACAAACTTCGATACAGACAGACTGCAAATAATTCTCGAAAATGGAATCCCAGTTGTGAGCAACCAG GTTCAACATTCTATCGTTGATATGCGCCCTCAGCAGAGAATGGCAGAGCTTTGCCAGCTAACTGGAGTTAGACTTATAAC GTATGGCACAGTGATGGGTGGTCTTTTGTCTGAAAAGTTTCTCGACACCAATGTATCAATACCTTTTGCTGGTCCTCCTCTAAATACCCCATCCTTGCAGAAATATAAGAGG ATGGTTGATGCTTGGGGTGGCTGGAGCCTGTTCCAGACTTTGCTTCAAACCTTAAAGAAGGTGTCACTGAAACACGGTGTTACTATTTCAACGGTTGCTGTGAAATACATACTGAACCAG ACGTCTGTTGCAGGTTCCATGGTCGGTGTGAGATTGGGACTCTCTGAACACATCAAAGACACCAACGCCATATTCTCACTTGAATTGGATGAAGAGGACATGAACATCATCACTGAAGTGTCGAAGAGGGGCAGAAATTTGATCGATATTATTGGGGATTGTGGTGACGAGTACCGAGCTTAG